In a single window of the Prochlorococcus marinus str. AS9601 genome:
- a CDS encoding DUF2518 family protein, with the protein MSFFELLENTPKIFGFFGIFLFICTIAAFIFDFGFKFRIIGATIFSLLLSLSSWAFIQSYSEKVVIEGAKYVPIVYDNGFDLIIAKADDDFPEESIDPTLEQLSENLRKGSRSGANVTIKIRKLEKISDGVSKPVVIGQVQKNVKMN; encoded by the coding sequence ATGTCTTTTTTTGAACTATTAGAGAACACACCCAAAATTTTTGGATTCTTTGGAATATTTCTTTTCATTTGCACAATAGCAGCTTTTATATTTGATTTTGGTTTTAAATTTCGAATAATTGGAGCAACTATCTTTTCATTATTGCTTTCTTTGAGTAGTTGGGCATTTATACAAAGTTACTCCGAAAAGGTTGTAATAGAAGGTGCAAAATATGTTCCAATTGTTTATGACAATGGGTTCGATTTGATTATTGCTAAAGCAGATGATGACTTTCCAGAAGAATCTATTGACCCAACTTTAGAACAATTATCGGAAAACTTAAGGAAAGGTAGCAGATCTGGTGCGAATGTAACAATAAAGATAAGAAAACTTGAAAAAATTTCAGATGGCGTAAGTAAACCAGTGGTTATTGGACAAGTTCAGAAAAATGTCAAAATGAATTAG
- a CDS encoding translocation/assembly module TamB domain-containing protein — translation MLLPLGFLGTFLLNNFLKDTYSSRKLELEKSLENLLDKNVDLGDYVGIRYLGISLGNSKINDKNNLDSEITAKNVYVGIMPFRSFLKQKWIVKISPKEAAINIDRDFFKRDESYKDNRIAKKSKSKYELIFNLNKYSDLKFNNAGLKTKVKGNVIYKSRNRQIIANVKSNFDEKGFLKFKFNTKLNQDFLKLDLFSKGLDLDNSEYIIGNRKISFKKGTFKSNFKFNKSSKHTFCEGRFSFTNLKIKPEDLAENINSDSTRFFCKDNNFIGNTEKLNYGTLTSNFNLNMPFNRSSNNIDLKGSIGYINSLNPDIQLSGNMPFWFDRRGINFGDIDTSFKINRTQLSNLNIFRKNDIRGFITAKGELKGKITDPDISINFNLDYPHFKGIRIREIWEGDIKNENNEFLLNMKNRYSPIPSFLSINFNSDLKINNANFIRVFNSNKGTIGILKQDDGYNWRADNFPLDELELSIDKNQFDRIYGIINGKGSISSDQSYLDGRIAWSLGKYRNINLANSLFDFRVKDNSFYINSSLYPIDGGIIEVEYDSSKNNFINSEFKDISTSWTILTAVDIFNFDNKKVIPISKSNILDDLEINKENKSLKERIDFINNFIENSNLLEDKFNLQKYLNKFRSRYNGKITIQGDRPVNYKLNAKLKGYLDVSRDVYKNNKEEFSIDLEGGLLTGKGSLRIKKFPLSAANIFLNKPRDFLGGLDMNLFYDLDTKSFSSDILSNGSSIKNNIIIFDKGLIKFNNSIFDIDFSLLINDSEIPINIEGSIPINKSDNLDLRLIGNGKFIELIDIFADEYFTFKEGDLNLRVILKGTLNKPLLNGFIVVKDSEINFSNNIIRDFNSTIIFDFDSLEINNLQAKTQDSGEIFVKGTLPFYSQNDSEKSEINLITNRFSLKKDNFNFLIDSDIDLSGSFESPVLGGYLSFNNGFINFNSTNQNNKKENNLIRKEDKKDWPELYWNNKKNIEIISNETILNSVLLGETLPNYLGNLSFNNLKLKLGPEFKLQYSEIVQAYLDTKLDLTINGEIGNDLNARGLIYLKKGRANLYTTPFKLNKNKDNYILFASRSGVVPFINFSLVSKVPDSIIPISENNQDLNVSGDVAVDASSSGYGAFGIGNTRLIKIEASYEGFLDQLSFADENRRIQLRSTPSYNRSQIIGLIGGNSANLINRAFISQINNADAFSERFQFSLYPALIENNDSLNNIFSNENLDIENDDQSSSNEEFSSQAWVAEIGLDITDAINFAFQTVPGRDDISPLGILTFQANPNLELLGSYDSNGDWKSQVQLFFRY, via the coding sequence ATGCTTTTACCTTTAGGTTTTTTAGGCACTTTTTTATTAAATAATTTTTTAAAAGACACTTATAGTTCTAGGAAATTAGAACTAGAAAAAAGTCTTGAGAATCTTTTAGATAAAAATGTTGATTTAGGTGATTATGTTGGGATTAGATATCTAGGTATTTCTTTGGGTAATTCAAAAATTAATGATAAAAACAATTTAGATTCTGAAATTACAGCCAAAAATGTATATGTTGGCATTATGCCTTTTAGATCTTTTTTAAAACAAAAATGGATTGTAAAAATAAGTCCTAAGGAAGCTGCCATAAATATAGATAGAGATTTTTTTAAAAGGGACGAATCTTATAAAGATAATCGAATTGCAAAAAAATCAAAATCTAAGTATGAGTTGATCTTTAACTTAAATAAATATTCAGATCTGAAGTTTAATAATGCAGGATTAAAAACAAAAGTAAAAGGTAATGTTATTTACAAGTCAAGAAATAGACAAATCATTGCAAATGTAAAATCAAATTTTGATGAAAAGGGATTTTTAAAATTTAAATTTAATACAAAATTAAATCAAGACTTTTTAAAACTGGATTTATTTTCTAAGGGTTTAGATCTTGATAATTCTGAATATATAATTGGCAATAGAAAAATTAGCTTTAAAAAAGGTACCTTTAAATCTAACTTTAAATTTAATAAATCATCAAAGCACACATTTTGTGAAGGAAGATTTTCTTTTACTAATTTAAAAATAAAACCAGAAGATTTAGCAGAGAATATAAATTCAGATTCAACTAGGTTTTTTTGTAAAGATAATAATTTTATTGGTAATACAGAAAAATTAAATTATGGAACTTTGACTTCGAATTTTAATCTAAATATGCCCTTTAATAGAAGCTCCAATAATATTGATCTAAAAGGAAGTATTGGATACATTAATAGCCTTAATCCAGATATCCAATTATCGGGTAATATGCCCTTTTGGTTTGATAGAAGAGGTATAAATTTTGGTGATATAGATACTAGTTTTAAAATAAATAGAACTCAATTATCTAATTTAAATATTTTCCGAAAAAATGATATAAGGGGTTTCATTACTGCTAAAGGTGAATTAAAAGGAAAAATTACTGATCCTGATATTTCGATAAACTTTAACCTTGATTACCCGCACTTTAAAGGTATCCGCATTAGAGAAATATGGGAGGGAGATATTAAAAATGAAAATAATGAATTTCTTCTTAATATGAAAAATAGATATTCTCCAATCCCTTCATTTCTTTCAATCAACTTTAATTCTGATCTTAAAATAAATAATGCAAATTTCATAAGAGTTTTCAATTCAAATAAAGGTACTATAGGCATACTGAAACAGGATGATGGTTATAATTGGCGAGCGGATAATTTTCCTCTTGATGAGCTTGAATTATCTATAGACAAAAATCAATTCGATAGAATTTATGGAATTATTAATGGTAAAGGATCAATTTCGTCAGACCAGTCATACCTTGATGGGCGAATTGCTTGGAGTCTAGGTAAATATAGAAATATTAATCTAGCCAATTCATTATTTGATTTCCGCGTCAAAGATAATTCTTTTTATATAAACTCCTCATTGTATCCAATTGATGGAGGAATAATTGAAGTCGAATATGATTCAAGTAAAAATAATTTTATTAATTCAGAATTCAAGGATATAAGCACTAGTTGGACTATCCTTACCGCTGTTGATATTTTTAACTTTGATAATAAAAAAGTGATTCCTATAAGTAAATCGAATATTTTGGATGATTTGGAAATAAATAAAGAAAATAAATCACTTAAAGAGAGGATCGATTTTATAAATAACTTTATTGAAAATAGTAATTTGTTAGAGGACAAATTTAATTTGCAAAAATATTTAAATAAATTTAGAAGTAGATACAACGGAAAAATTACTATTCAGGGCGATAGACCAGTAAATTATAAATTAAATGCAAAATTAAAGGGCTATCTTGATGTATCTAGAGACGTCTATAAGAATAATAAAGAGGAATTTTCTATTGATTTGGAAGGGGGATTATTAACAGGGAAAGGTTCTTTAAGAATTAAAAAATTTCCATTAAGTGCAGCAAATATCTTTTTAAATAAACCAAGAGATTTTCTTGGAGGGTTGGATATGAACTTATTTTATGATCTCGATACAAAATCTTTCTCTAGCGATATTTTGTCCAATGGTTCATCAATTAAAAACAACATAATAATATTTGATAAAGGACTAATTAAATTTAATAATTCTATTTTTGATATTGATTTTTCCCTTTTAATAAATGATTCTGAAATACCAATTAATATCGAAGGTTCAATACCTATAAATAAGTCTGATAACTTAGATCTAAGATTGATTGGGAATGGAAAATTTATTGAGTTAATAGATATTTTTGCTGATGAATACTTTACATTTAAAGAAGGAGATTTAAATCTAAGAGTGATTCTAAAAGGAACCTTAAATAAACCTCTATTAAATGGATTTATCGTAGTTAAAGATTCTGAAATTAATTTTTCAAACAATATAATAAGAGATTTTAATAGTACAATCATCTTTGATTTTGACTCTTTAGAGATCAATAATCTACAAGCGAAGACTCAAGATTCTGGTGAAATTTTTGTAAAAGGCACTTTGCCTTTTTATAGTCAGAATGATTCTGAAAAGTCAGAAATTAATTTGATAACGAATAGATTTTCATTAAAGAAAGATAATTTTAATTTTTTAATAGATTCAGATATCGATTTAAGTGGATCATTTGAAAGTCCTGTTTTGGGAGGTTATCTATCTTTTAATAATGGATTTATTAATTTTAATAGCACCAATCAAAATAATAAAAAAGAAAATAATCTTATAAGAAAAGAGGATAAAAAAGATTGGCCAGAACTCTATTGGAATAATAAAAAAAATATTGAAATAATATCAAATGAAACAATTTTGAATTCAGTTCTTTTAGGAGAAACTTTGCCTAATTATCTAGGTAATTTGAGTTTTAATAATCTTAAATTAAAACTTGGACCAGAATTTAAACTTCAATATTCAGAAATAGTTCAAGCTTATTTAGATACCAAATTAGACCTTACTATAAATGGTGAGATAGGAAATGATTTAAATGCTAGGGGTCTTATTTACCTTAAGAAAGGAAGAGCAAATCTATACACTACCCCGTTTAAACTTAATAAAAATAAAGACAATTATATTTTATTTGCATCAAGAAGTGGTGTGGTTCCTTTTATAAATTTTTCTTTAGTCAGTAAAGTTCCAGATTCTATAATACCTATAAGTGAAAACAATCAGGATTTAAATGTATCAGGTGATGTTGCTGTCGACGCTAGTTCAAGCGGTTATGGTGCATTTGGAATTGGTAATACTAGGCTTATCAAAATTGAAGCATCTTATGAAGGATTTTTAGATCAATTATCTTTCGCTGATGAAAATAGAAGAATCCAATTAAGGAGTACGCCAAGTTACAACAGATCACAAATAATTGGTTTAATTGGAGGTAACTCTGCAAATTTAATAAATAGAGCATTTATTTCTCAAATTAATAATGCTGATGCATTTAGTGAAAGATTTCAGTTTTCTTTATATCCAGCGTTAATAGAAAATAATGATTCATTAAATAATATTTTTTCCAATGAAAATTTAGATATAGAAAATGATGATCAATCCTCTTCTAATGAGGAATTTTCTTCTCAAGCTTGGGTAGCCGAAATAGGGCTTGATATTACTGATGCGATAAATTTTGCCTTTCAAACAGTTCCAGGTAGAGATGATATTTCACCTTTAGGAATTTTGACTTTTCAGGCAAATCCAAACTTAGAATTATTAGGTTCTTATGATTCCAATGGGGATTGGAAAAGTCAAGTTCAGTTATTTTTTAGATATTAA
- a CDS encoding glutamate-5-semialdehyde dehydrogenase → MANIFEVPQPGNDLLEKANKVRLASIEISQTENQNRIKALNFMADYLEKNSYEILDANNADYSSAQKKGISRALLSRLKLSKLKLNSGIEGVRKVGDLADPVNQVQIKRELSKGLFLERKTVPIGVLGVIFESRPDAVMQISSLAIRSGNGVMLKGGSEANLTNTAIVKALQEGLNASGLDKNAICLLTSRKDSMAMLNLEKYINLIIPRGSNELVKFIQENTRIPVLGHADGICHLFIDIEANLEMALSVALDSKIQYPAACNAIETLLLHKDIAPTFLEKAIPLFKSNDVKLIGDMRSVELGVKYEASLEDWKTEYLDLILSIKIVDDLEEAITHIQKYSSKHTDGIITENSHTANKFMNVIDSAGVFHNCSTRFADGFRYGFGAEVGISTQTLPPRGPVGLEGLVTYKYFLKGDGNIVDDFSSGKAIYTHKDL, encoded by the coding sequence ATGGCTAATATCTTTGAAGTGCCCCAACCAGGTAATGATCTTTTAGAAAAAGCTAATAAAGTTCGTTTGGCATCAATAGAAATAAGTCAAACTGAAAACCAAAATCGAATTAAAGCCTTAAATTTTATGGCTGATTATCTAGAAAAAAATTCTTATGAAATATTAGATGCTAATAATGCGGATTATTCAAGTGCACAAAAAAAAGGTATTTCTAGGGCTTTACTTTCTAGATTAAAGTTATCAAAATTAAAATTAAATTCAGGAATTGAAGGAGTAAGAAAAGTTGGAGACTTAGCTGATCCTGTAAATCAAGTTCAAATAAAAAGAGAGCTTTCAAAGGGATTATTCTTAGAAAGAAAAACTGTACCAATTGGTGTTTTAGGGGTTATTTTTGAATCAAGGCCAGATGCCGTGATGCAGATTAGTTCATTAGCAATAAGATCAGGTAATGGAGTAATGCTAAAGGGTGGTAGTGAAGCTAATTTAACAAATACAGCAATAGTCAAGGCATTGCAAGAAGGTTTAAATGCATCAGGTCTTGATAAAAATGCAATATGTTTACTAACAAGCAGAAAAGATAGCATGGCAATGTTAAATCTTGAGAAATACATTAATTTAATAATTCCAAGAGGAAGTAATGAATTAGTTAAATTTATTCAGGAGAATACAAGAATTCCTGTGTTAGGTCATGCTGATGGAATTTGTCATTTGTTTATAGATATTGAGGCAAATCTAGAGATGGCTTTATCAGTTGCTTTGGACAGCAAAATTCAATATCCTGCAGCATGTAATGCTATCGAAACTTTATTACTCCATAAAGATATTGCACCAACTTTTTTAGAAAAGGCCATCCCTTTATTTAAATCTAATGATGTTAAATTAATTGGAGATATGAGATCAGTTGAATTAGGGGTAAAGTATGAGGCTAGTCTAGAAGATTGGAAAACTGAATATTTGGATTTAATTTTGTCGATAAAAATTGTTGATGATCTCGAGGAGGCAATCACACATATTCAAAAATATAGTTCAAAACATACAGATGGAATAATTACTGAAAATTCACATACTGCCAATAAATTTATGAATGTAATTGATAGTGCAGGTGTTTTTCATAATTGCTCTACTAGGTTTGCAGATGGCTTTAGATATGGATTCGGAGCTGAAGTTGGTATATCTACTCAAACTCTTCCACCAAGGGGACCTGTAGGTCTAGAAGGTTTGGTAACTTATAAATATTTCCTAAAGGGTGATGGGAATATAGTTGATGATTTTTCATCAGGAAAGGCTATCTATACACATAAAGATCTTTAA
- the folB gene encoding dihydroneopterin aldolase produces the protein METFLKIENIKLWARVGVLDEERELGQLFILDIFLWTHFEKCTIDDDIKKTVDYSKLVQILQNQSKKIYCYTIEKYSNAILEIIDQEFKISKIKIILTKCNPPITGFDGKVSIVRILENK, from the coding sequence ATGGAAACTTTTTTAAAAATTGAGAATATTAAGCTTTGGGCTAGGGTTGGCGTACTTGATGAAGAAAGGGAATTAGGACAACTATTTATTTTAGATATATTTTTGTGGACTCATTTTGAAAAATGTACAATAGATGATGATATAAAAAAAACAGTTGACTATTCAAAATTAGTTCAAATTTTACAAAATCAATCAAAGAAAATATATTGTTATACAATCGAAAAATATTCGAACGCAATTTTAGAAATCATTGATCAGGAATTTAAAATTTCTAAAATTAAAATTATTTTGACAAAATGCAACCCTCCAATCACAGGTTTCGATGGAAAGGTGTCAATAGTAAGAATTCTTGAAAACAAATAA
- a CDS encoding esterase/lipase family protein has protein sequence MERRNPIILIHGLWNTSSIFSSITPKLDNIGIEYFAPTLEHSYGMTSILDLTNKLNELILEKYGLEKEIDILGFSMGGIIGRHWLQKFNGYKRTRRLISIGSPHKGTLMAQLIPKYPFKGISEMKINSKFLRGLANNDFFLEDIECINFFTYWDIMVFPGWWTNLNFGKKISVKVYKHRNLVRNKSVVDKIVDEIIM, from the coding sequence TTGGAAAGAAGAAATCCTATCATATTGATTCATGGCCTTTGGAATACTTCAAGTATTTTTTCTTCTATTACCCCTAAACTTGATAATATTGGCATTGAATATTTTGCCCCAACTCTTGAACATTCATATGGAATGACTTCAATACTTGATTTGACTAATAAATTAAACGAATTAATTTTAGAGAAATACGGTTTAGAAAAAGAAATAGATATTTTGGGATTTTCTATGGGAGGAATAATTGGTAGGCACTGGCTTCAAAAATTTAATGGATATAAAAGAACAAGAAGATTAATATCTATAGGGTCTCCTCACAAAGGAACTTTGATGGCTCAATTAATACCTAAATACCCTTTTAAAGGTATATCAGAAATGAAAATAAATAGTAAGTTTTTGAGAGGACTCGCGAATAATGATTTTTTTCTTGAAGATATTGAGTGTATAAATTTTTTTACTTATTGGGATATAATGGTTTTCCCTGGCTGGTGGACAAATTTAAATTTTGGAAAAAAAATATCTGTAAAAGTATATAAGCATAGAAATCTTGTAAGAAATAAATCTGTGGTGGATAAAATAGTCGATGAAATTATTATGTAG
- a CDS encoding M3 family metallopeptidase, with amino-acid sequence MDTSIFKYGELPEFKKFTPESISKQFPSVLEKIAEEFKNIEKNLSNYLIQNDLNWDKVINPLNEVNEILRWSWGVISHLNAVNNSESLRDIYSKFLPEIISLSNKFGQSKIIFNSLVKLKETNNFDQIKNRILEKEILEMQHRGISLQKNDQEEFNKISETLGKLSTEFSNNVLDATNEWFLILNKKSEVDGLPDRVLELMAISAHNHLKKDEEVDIKNGPWKLSLDIPTYTSFMTYSTERNLREKLYKAFVSRASQGEKNNSQIIEDILSLRTKQANLLGYKSWAELSLSTKMAKEIKNVENLLEELREPAFKAAKIELETLDKFSKANGFPKSQNIEPWDISYWSELLRKEKFNLDQESLRPWFPLNDVLKGLFKLSEKLFEIKVVEATDEAPLWNDDVLFFNILNNENKKIASFYLDPYSRPESKRGGAWMDECLNKNNVGKKTLPVAYLVCNQTPPSKDKPSLMSFEEVQTLFHEFGHGLQHMLTTVNLPQAAGINNVEWDAVELPSQFMENWCFHKNTLMNIAKHYKTGEKLSDENFEKLLKNRTFNCGMATLRQLHFAITDLRLHSSIDKNEGKTADEIRREIAKQTTVIEPIQEDHFLCCFSHIFAGGYSAGYYSYKWAEVLSADAFSMFEEADLENSEDLKLIGKKFKDTILSLGGSLPPLDIFKLFRGREPQTDSLIRHLGLSGAT; translated from the coding sequence ATGGATACCTCAATTTTTAAATATGGAGAGTTACCAGAATTTAAAAAATTTACTCCTGAAAGCATTAGTAAACAATTTCCCTCAGTATTAGAAAAGATAGCTGAAGAATTTAAAAACATAGAAAAAAATTTATCTAATTATTTGATTCAAAATGATTTAAATTGGGATAAGGTAATAAATCCTTTAAATGAAGTAAATGAAATTCTTAGATGGAGTTGGGGAGTAATAAGTCACCTAAATGCTGTAAATAATTCTGAAAGTTTAAGAGATATTTATTCAAAATTTCTTCCAGAGATTATTAGCTTGAGTAATAAATTCGGGCAAAGCAAAATAATTTTCAATTCTTTAGTCAAGCTTAAAGAAACAAATAACTTTGATCAAATTAAAAACAGAATTTTAGAAAAAGAAATTCTTGAGATGCAACATAGAGGTATTTCACTGCAAAAGAATGATCAAGAAGAATTCAACAAAATTTCAGAAACCCTTGGAAAACTATCAACTGAATTCAGTAACAATGTTCTTGATGCAACTAACGAATGGTTTTTAATTTTAAATAAAAAATCCGAAGTCGATGGTCTTCCTGACCGAGTACTTGAATTGATGGCAATTTCTGCACACAATCACTTAAAAAAAGATGAAGAAGTTGATATTAAAAATGGTCCTTGGAAATTAAGTCTAGATATTCCAACTTATACTTCGTTCATGACATATTCCACAGAGCGTAATCTTAGAGAAAAGCTTTACAAGGCGTTCGTTAGTAGGGCGTCTCAAGGAGAAAAAAATAATTCTCAAATCATTGAAGATATATTATCTCTCAGGACTAAACAAGCAAATCTTCTCGGTTATAAAAGTTGGGCAGAACTAAGTTTGTCAACGAAAATGGCGAAAGAAATTAAAAATGTAGAAAACCTTTTAGAAGAATTGAGAGAACCAGCATTCAAAGCTGCAAAAATTGAATTAGAGACGCTCGATAAGTTTTCTAAAGCTAATGGATTTCCAAAATCGCAGAATATTGAACCATGGGATATTAGTTATTGGTCTGAACTTCTTAGAAAGGAAAAGTTTAATTTAGATCAAGAGTCTTTGAGACCTTGGTTCCCACTAAATGATGTTTTGAAAGGTTTATTTAAATTAAGTGAGAAGCTTTTTGAAATTAAAGTAGTTGAGGCGACTGATGAGGCACCTCTCTGGAATGATGACGTTTTATTTTTTAATATCCTTAATAATGAAAATAAAAAAATTGCATCATTTTACCTAGATCCATATTCTAGGCCTGAATCAAAAAGAGGAGGGGCTTGGATGGATGAATGTTTGAATAAAAATAATGTTGGCAAAAAGACTCTCCCTGTAGCTTATCTCGTTTGTAATCAGACCCCACCATCAAAAGACAAACCTAGTTTGATGAGTTTTGAAGAAGTTCAGACTCTTTTCCACGAATTTGGTCATGGTCTTCAACACATGCTCACTACTGTAAATCTTCCTCAAGCAGCGGGCATTAACAACGTTGAGTGGGATGCAGTCGAACTTCCCAGTCAATTTATGGAAAACTGGTGTTTTCATAAAAATACACTTATGAATATTGCTAAGCACTACAAAACAGGAGAAAAATTATCCGATGAGAATTTTGAGAAGCTCTTGAAGAATAGAACTTTTAATTGTGGTATGGCTACTCTTAGACAACTACATTTTGCAATTACAGACCTCAGATTGCACAGTAGTATTGATAAAAACGAAGGTAAAACAGCAGATGAAATAAGAAGAGAAATTGCAAAACAAACTACTGTTATTGAACCAATTCAAGAAGATCACTTTCTTTGTTGTTTTAGTCATATATTTGCAGGCGGATATTCTGCAGGATACTACTCTTATAAATGGGCTGAAGTTCTAAGTGCTGATGCTTTTTCAATGTTCGAAGAAGCTGATCTAGAAAACTCTGAAGATTTAAAGCTAATAGGTAAAAAATTCAAAGATACTATACTAAGCTTGGGTGGGAGCTTACCTCCGTTAGACATATTCAAACTATTCAGGGGAAGAGAGCCACAAACAGATTCATTGATAAGACACTTAGGTTTATCTGGAGCTACATAA